One segment of Clostridium ljungdahlii DSM 13528 DNA contains the following:
- a CDS encoding biotin transporter BioY — MNLKLREITTTAIFTALTAILAQISIPLPFSPVPITFQILAVYISAVILGSKLGALSQLVYVLLGTVGVPVFANFHGGLSVVLGPTGGYLIAYPIIAYIIGKISEKELSFVKSIVGLILSLIFCYALGVLQLSFITKITIEKSILVGALPFIPLDTIKVIIAYILCSRVRDALIKTNLIKC; from the coding sequence ATGAACTTAAAACTTAGAGAAATAACTACAACAGCTATATTTACAGCTTTAACAGCTATTTTAGCTCAAATTTCTATACCGCTCCCTTTTAGTCCTGTACCTATAACCTTTCAAATATTAGCAGTTTACATATCTGCAGTAATCTTAGGAAGTAAACTTGGTGCATTATCTCAATTGGTATATGTACTTTTAGGAACAGTTGGTGTACCTGTATTTGCAAACTTCCATGGTGGTTTAAGTGTAGTATTAGGACCAACAGGAGGATATCTCATAGCTTACCCTATTATAGCTTACATCATAGGGAAAATTTCAGAAAAAGAACTGTCTTTTGTTAAATCAATTGTGGGTTTAATTCTTTCATTAATATTTTGTTATGCACTTGGAGTACTTCAGCTTTCATTTATAACAAAAATTACAATAGAAAAGTCCATATTAGTAGGTGCTCTTCCATTTATCCCTTTAGATACCATAAAAGTTATAATTGCTTATATATTATGTAGTAGAGTTCGAGACGCTCTCATAAAAACAAATCTTATAAAATGTTAA
- a CDS encoding DUF1284 domain-containing protein: MLTLRAHHLLCIQGYRGYGYSKDFTKNMGKIVYTLKKDPSTQVKIIAKTDILCSCCPHNIDDKSCEHQYKVDHLDKKVLDLFQIEKNKVYYYRDLLDIIRKKITYESFKNICSICQWFNYGYCKEGLIAIR, from the coding sequence ATGTTAACATTAAGAGCTCATCATCTATTGTGTATCCAGGGATATAGGGGCTACGGTTATAGCAAAGATTTCACTAAAAATATGGGTAAGATTGTTTATACTTTAAAAAAGGATCCTTCCACACAGGTGAAGATTATAGCCAAAACAGACATCCTTTGTTCTTGCTGTCCACATAATATAGACGACAAATCCTGTGAGCATCAATATAAAGTGGACCACTTAGACAAAAAAGTATTAGATCTATTTCAAATAGAGAAAAATAAAGTATACTACTATAGAGATCTTTTAGATATTATACGCAAAAAAATAACTTATGAAAGTTTCAAAAATATATGCAGTATATGTCAATGGTTTAATTATGGATATTGTAAGGAAGGACTAATAGCCATCAGGTAA
- a CDS encoding serpin family protein, with amino-acid sequence MLIIKKIISLSLVASSIMVFSTFTSTAAADSSYSPKKSQVIQWEKHTDISTLKCWTIKFKSPVDENSLLLPGIITVTDSKGCLIPTNLFLDNKNSYVYVQAPEGGYTKGQTYYLNISKDLKFQDKSKYLKNPVQMEFSTDNIGTVSIDENSPIIGTNNSFGFNLAKNLLSEDTDKSQNMIISPLSISNILAMTQNGAENKTKQEILNCLGLASIDDNTINEEYYSLSQYYNNLTSTDLKVANSIWTNNDINLNSTFKNTAQKYYNSEIHSEDFSDPNTLKKINEWVKKSTKEQIKQIIDDISEKDQAILINSTYFKGKWKNGFSRDKTKKENFTLSSGKVISTDTMEDTSQINYLKGTNFQAISLPYYDGMEMDIFLPNKGTDINDFTKNITEEKFDKWINSFNDTNVLQQIPKFKINYGVTLNNTLKNLGMDQAFDSSKADFTKLIGETSKNPFYINTIKHKAAINVDEQGSEASAVTSIFVAGSPAPSSNEPISFKVDRPFFFVIRDSNYNLILFMGKVENPSTNTEN; translated from the coding sequence ATGTTGATTATTAAAAAAATAATTTCATTGTCCCTCGTGGCATCATCTATAATGGTATTTTCTACTTTCACATCAACTGCAGCAGCTGATTCCTCCTATTCCCCTAAAAAATCACAGGTAATTCAATGGGAAAAGCATACAGATATAAGTACGCTTAAATGCTGGACTATAAAATTTAAATCACCAGTAGATGAAAATTCTCTCCTGCTCCCGGGAATAATTACTGTAACAGACTCAAAGGGCTGCTTAATTCCAACAAACCTTTTTTTAGACAATAAAAACAGCTATGTATATGTACAAGCACCCGAAGGTGGATATACTAAAGGACAAACTTATTATTTAAATATTTCCAAAGATTTAAAATTTCAAGATAAAAGTAAATATCTTAAAAATCCAGTACAAATGGAATTTTCAACTGACAATATAGGTACTGTATCCATAGATGAAAATAGTCCTATAATTGGAACAAATAATTCTTTTGGATTCAACCTAGCAAAAAATTTACTATCTGAAGATACAGATAAAAGTCAAAATATGATTATTTCTCCTTTGAGCATATCCAACATATTAGCTATGACTCAAAATGGTGCTGAAAATAAAACAAAACAGGAAATATTGAATTGTTTAGGGCTTGCATCTATAGATGATAACACTATAAATGAAGAATATTATAGTTTGTCACAATACTATAACAATTTAACATCAACAGACTTAAAAGTTGCAAATTCAATATGGACAAATAATGATATAAACTTAAATAGTACTTTTAAAAATACTGCCCAAAAATATTATAATTCAGAAATACATTCAGAAGATTTTAGTGATCCTAACACCTTGAAAAAGATAAATGAATGGGTAAAGAAGTCCACCAAGGAACAAATTAAGCAGATTATAGACGATATAAGCGAAAAAGACCAAGCCATTTTAATAAATTCCACATACTTTAAAGGAAAATGGAAAAATGGATTTTCACGAGACAAAACTAAAAAGGAAAATTTCACTCTATCCAGTGGAAAAGTGATAAGTACAGACACTATGGAAGATACCTCCCAGATAAATTATCTGAAAGGAACTAATTTTCAAGCAATTTCTCTGCCCTACTATGATGGAATGGAAATGGACATATTTTTGCCTAACAAAGGTACAGATATAAATGATTTTACAAAAAATATTACTGAAGAAAAATTTGACAAATGGATAAACAGCTTTAATGATACAAATGTTCTACAGCAAATTCCTAAGTTCAAAATCAATTATGGTGTGACTTTAAACAATACACTAAAAAATTTAGGAATGGACCAAGCATTTGATAGCAGTAAAGCAGATTTTACAAAACTTATAGGTGAAACATCAAAAAATCCTTTCTATATTAATACAATAAAACATAAGGCTGCAATCAATGTAGATGAACAGGGCTCTGAAGCTTCTGCAGTTACCTCGATATTCGTAGCAGGTTCTCCTGCACCTTCTTCTAATGAGCCAATTTCTTTTAAAGTAGATAGGCCTTTTTTCTTTGTCATACGAGACAGTAACTATAATCTTATATTATTTATGGGCAAAGTAGAAAACCCAAGTACAAATACTGAAAATTAA
- a CDS encoding dihydrofolate reductase has translation MLHIIAALNEDYALGRDNKLLWHIPEDLKRFKDITYGKSIIMGRKTFESLPCILPKRKHIVITRDKSYNILDERVEIVHHVEDVLKYKDSPIESFVSGGGEIYKQLLPYCNKLYLTKIHSHEKGDTYFPKFDKSNYHVIEFKEHCYGNIKYSFITYEKN, from the coding sequence ATGTTACATATAATTGCAGCTTTAAATGAAGATTATGCACTTGGCAGGGACAATAAACTACTCTGGCATATACCAGAGGATCTAAAAAGATTTAAAGACATCACCTACGGTAAATCCATTATAATGGGAAGAAAAACTTTCGAATCCCTCCCATGTATACTTCCTAAAAGAAAACATATTGTCATTACAAGAGATAAAAGCTATAATATTTTAGATGAAAGAGTAGAAATAGTCCACCATGTTGAAGACGTTTTAAAATACAAAGATTCTCCTATAGAAAGCTTTGTTTCAGGTGGAGGAGAAATTTATAAGCAATTACTCCCCTACTGTAATAAATTATACCTTACAAAAATTCACTCTCATGAAAAAGGCGATACCTATTTTCCTAAATTTGACAAAAGTAATTACCATGTAATCGAATTCAAAGAGCACTGTTATGGCAATATAAAATATAGTTTTATAACTTATGAAAAAAATTAA